The following coding sequences lie in one Duffyella gerundensis genomic window:
- a CDS encoding cupin domain-containing protein, with translation MKIIRSGSVPSASGPDNYFTGRVRIDAPFQTDAPARTGGATVTFEPGARTAWHTHPLGQTLIIIHGQGWIQCEGEEKKIMNQGDIVWIPEGIRHWHGATDKNAMSHIAIAESLDGSPVTWLEQVSDEEYRG, from the coding sequence ATGAAAATTATTCGTAGTGGTTCCGTTCCATCAGCATCCGGCCCGGACAATTATTTCACTGGCCGCGTCCGTATCGATGCCCCCTTTCAAACTGACGCACCAGCCAGAACCGGCGGGGCGACCGTTACTTTCGAACCAGGCGCGCGTACCGCCTGGCATACGCATCCTCTCGGCCAAACGCTGATAATCATTCACGGACAGGGCTGGATTCAGTGCGAAGGGGAAGAGAAAAAGATTATGAACCAGGGCGATATTGTCTGGATACCGGAAGGTATTCGCCACTGGCATGGTGCCACTGATAAAAATGCTATGTCACACATTGCGATCGCGGAATCGCTGGATGGCTCACCGGTAACCTGGCTGGAACAGGTTAGTGATGAGGAGTATCGTGGTTAA
- a CDS encoding ParB family protein has product MSAKRITIGRTFSQTPVETEDSSNPVQTFVLYTGKRADFRFERVAAKEIEEKTFVDTDTNGRDQAGLTPESLKDIIRTIRLQQFFPAIGIRRGEQVEILDGSRRRAAALHCKTGLNILVTDADISAEEARKLAQDIQTAREHSLREIGMRLLALKAGGLSQKEIAQSQGLSPAKVTRALQAASVPGELLALFPNHAELTHPDYKALLIACEQLQESGQTLDTLIDGLAGKVDDVRASENLADDEIKNAILRYVRAESAALLKRSVKEKAVTTSLWSFADKDRYARKKSRGRSFSYEFNRQSKELQDELDRVIAATLKKHLAD; this is encoded by the coding sequence ATGAGTGCGAAAAGAATTACTATTGGCCGGACGTTTAGTCAAACGCCGGTGGAAACGGAAGACAGCAGTAATCCTGTACAGACCTTCGTGCTGTACACCGGCAAGCGGGCAGACTTTCGCTTCGAGCGCGTGGCGGCTAAAGAGATTGAAGAAAAGACCTTTGTCGATACTGACACTAACGGCCGCGATCAGGCCGGATTAACCCCAGAGTCGCTGAAGGATATTATCCGCACTATCCGTTTGCAGCAGTTCTTCCCGGCGATCGGTATTCGTCGCGGCGAGCAGGTTGAAATTCTTGATGGTTCACGTCGCCGTGCCGCTGCACTTCATTGCAAAACCGGGCTGAATATCCTGGTGACAGATGCTGATATCTCGGCTGAAGAAGCGAGAAAGCTGGCGCAGGATATTCAAACCGCCCGTGAGCACAGCCTGCGTGAGATCGGCATGCGTTTACTGGCGCTCAAGGCGGGTGGTCTGAGCCAAAAAGAGATCGCACAGAGCCAGGGACTGTCACCCGCCAAAGTGACGCGCGCATTACAGGCGGCCAGCGTACCCGGCGAATTGTTAGCGCTGTTTCCGAACCATGCTGAATTGACCCATCCTGACTATAAGGCGTTGCTGATTGCCTGTGAACAGCTACAGGAGTCTGGCCAGACGCTGGATACGCTGATTGATGGTTTAGCAGGAAAAGTCGATGACGTTCGGGCGAGCGAAAACCTGGCCGATGATGAAATCAAAAATGCCATCTTACGTTATGTGCGTGCTGAGAGCGCTGCGCTGCTTAAGCGGTCGGTAAAAGAGAAAGCGGTGACAACATCGCTGTGGTCATTTGCCGATAAAGATCGTTACGCACGTAAGAAGAGCCGCGGACGCAGCTTTAGCTATGAGTTCAATCGTCAGTCTAAAGAGCTGCAGGATGAGCTCGATCGCGTTATTGCCGCCACCCTGAAAAAGCATCTCGCCGACTAG
- a CDS encoding YgdI/YgdR family lipoprotein produces the protein MKKIILLPAAALICVAALSGCTRTSYAIHTNDGRTIISDGKPSEAETGLLGYVDANGVKQQINKSDVKAVSEVP, from the coding sequence ATGAAGAAGATTATTTTACTGCCAGCGGCAGCGTTAATTTGTGTGGCAGCTCTCTCTGGCTGTACGCGTACCAGCTATGCTATCCACACTAACGACGGCCGCACTATCATCAGTGATGGCAAGCCAAGCGAAGCTGAGACAGGCCTGCTGGGCTACGTTGATGCAAATGGCGTGAAGCAACAAATCAACAAAAGCGATGTAAAAGCGGTCTCAGAAGTTCCGTAA
- a CDS encoding nucleotidyltransferase domain-containing protein, producing MTCSSDCFIRRPSSDPFQPEFIPLLSAVPETLRQILNSNLHSVYVYGSVAETCALPEHSDLDICVILFQPLSAVEQAQLKATVSRLTQKHDVVRKIDVDMGTLNEVLAPQNFFSWGYWLRHHCRPLYGADLSAGFADFAPSKEIALAVNGDYESVLVDYLKRIEAAKCAVELYALKKSAAKKMIRSTNILRECDDRDWPYSLQDHVDKFVAVYPQHRELMDYFLKQSNLPCDEKKVFTARLVWFITWLNETAKKCESSS from the coding sequence ATGACCTGCTCGTCCGATTGTTTTATAAGGCGGCCTTCCTCAGATCCTTTTCAACCAGAATTTATTCCACTGCTTAGCGCAGTGCCAGAAACCTTACGTCAAATCCTGAACAGTAATCTGCACAGCGTTTACGTTTACGGCAGCGTGGCAGAAACCTGTGCCCTCCCAGAACATTCCGATCTGGATATCTGCGTGATTCTCTTTCAGCCGCTGAGTGCCGTTGAACAGGCGCAGTTGAAAGCAACGGTTTCACGTCTCACTCAAAAGCATGATGTTGTCCGCAAAATAGATGTCGATATGGGAACACTCAATGAAGTGCTGGCGCCACAAAATTTTTTCAGCTGGGGATACTGGTTGAGGCATCACTGTCGTCCGCTTTATGGGGCAGATCTCAGCGCTGGTTTTGCCGACTTTGCGCCTTCAAAGGAGATAGCGTTAGCGGTGAACGGAGATTACGAAAGCGTGCTTGTGGATTACCTGAAACGTATAGAAGCTGCGAAATGCGCTGTGGAGTTATACGCTCTTAAGAAATCTGCTGCTAAAAAAATGATTCGCAGCACCAACATTCTTCGAGAGTGCGACGATCGTGACTGGCCTTATTCGCTTCAGGATCATGTGGATAAATTCGTTGCTGTTTACCCGCAACATCGTGAGTTGATGGATTACTTTCTAAAGCAGAGCAATTTACCTTGTGATGAAAAGAAAGTGTTTACTGCGCGTCTGGTGTGGTTTATCACGTGGCTGAATGAGACAGCTAAAAAGTGTGAATCATCATCTTAA